The genomic stretch ttcttttaattaattgggttgaaaatcaacaattaatttatttttgattctattaaccatggctaacttgtgccctaatcagggtttgccaCGATCATTCCCTACACTGAAATCTGTTCCTTTATGTAATTTTTCAGGGTAATTATCATACgacttccgactacgcgccacgcctttcataaagctaagtcccgattaattttattatttcttttatttttaatacaatattatttttccttCGTTCTTTTAAATATTCGTTCTGCCCTGTTAATGAAGAATGGTCATACACTCACTGCTTGCTTCTTCggtcaattctcagatggtcagagtcaatgcttcatacACGAGGCAaatctttgcccatcaaccttccaatcgaagctaagtgtttTTACCCTTTTCTCGTACTTTTACTTttgttgattagggttaaccttgTTTATGGCTGAACCGATAATGCATTCACccctttctgtttattctttctttttttccaattttcagggtttgttgattgccaaagctacgagtactggtaaccctaaaccctgatatttcttgcttttattattacttgtatcaaaccctgattaagggatccactggtttcattgtcccctctcCCATATTACTGATGCTTTTTATTATTTGCATggctagtaatttagggagtgataacctcgaatTAAACTTAGAATGACTAATTACAAGACAAATAACTGaatcgaatcacgtgattgttgtacacacgcacccttttggggtaaccctctctgttgcctgttgcctttgtgtttttgcagaataagctatgtccctcgaatttgaggatacctcagccatgctgcctcgataattaaaggtcatacgaccctaaatgatgctgccttcgatacacaatatgacctcgaccctccgAAGTTACCTACGAataaaggctgaggtatcttctggttgcctaacgaaaaatggcttattctgatccttgccttagactacctgcccctctatggcatgggacagtcttatggcaaaggatgcttcgatgacccttcaacctccaaacgaaaggcttcctgccttcttatggcaaggatagaccctttcattctgaaaggctaaaaagagacctatcatctgagtttaaggtaattgcccctaattgccttgcaatgctcaaactttcattatattctttctcataatttttcaaaagggctacgctcatttacgagctaaagtccgtatctctttcatctacattttctaaacaaacgagcaagcaaagcaattaagagcccatggaaaaccatggatgcaaagggtgccttacaccttcgctttgcataaattaccccccgaactcagattttctttaaaaaggttttttttctgtttctttttgcctttccgaatttgtttggataaaataaaagtcggtggcgactcttgcttaccgcgacatttcgattgataaaaagtcagttcaccgtattacagtgtgCATCGTTGAGTCttattcattgcattgtttgagacggcccttgtggcaattgtttgagacggtccaatagcaaactgtttgagacgggagtttactccaatggtaccacatgcatttgcattgttcgagttgcataagtgAAGTTGTATGTTGAGTTGTAATTGGATGTTTGTGTGTGCATGACATAAATGTTTACTTGTGATGAGgtgatggttgtttcgttgatcATATGTGATAATTGACTATGTTTGCCTTAATCGAACTTGATATTATTGCTGTTGGTAAGACGTTGAGTGATGTGAATTGTTGTATGTGATATGTGCCGAGAAGTGGTGACCAATATATGATTAATTCTCTGCTTTGAatgttatcatacgtttctttataatgaatgatatctcaccccttctgtttgaatgttaccctctattggtaacgtgcaggtattgaCGAGGATTAGTCTTGtgccttatagctcgagtcggtgtgtcgatgctctgatacgtagcactcgggagaTGTTGGATTACTTGCTTATGTCTTACTTCTTGTTGTTTATCTTTTTTTTGGATttcatcattatgttatgttcAAATTTGTTGGATACATTGTGCCATGTTGGCTTTGATGTTTATGATTTGTATTGTTGTTGATATTTGATGAGCATGATATGTGAATGTGACATTAGTTGTTTAAATGTGACGCCTCGAATCATTTTGTTCGAATTGTTTTAAGATTCTGCACTCTGATTCTCCTGTTAATTGCAggatagatttggggtgttacatcaagtcaaacctatttgataaaaaagtcaggcttaggcttttttttaaaagcttatttaattaaataaggcAGACCTaaactataaaaaaaactatGAAGCCTTATATGccgacctatattttcatataaataGTCTAAATAGGCTGACTTATATATGCATATAGTTTAAAAAAGAGGTTAAATAggttgacatatatatatatacacatatatattagaaaaaatgatgaatatgttggtctatatatgcatatataggtcgACTTATAAAACTTCTTAAGTAATAttgattaattgaaaactttaatgataAACAAACTTTTAAATAGATTTTCAAGTTAGAGTaacttttaaaaaggtcaggccGGACAAAAAAAAAGAGAGTCTATAGTAGGCCTAAAAAAAAGAGAGTCTATAGTAGGCCATAGACCTGACTCAAGCCTTATAAGTTTATTGTAGGTCAGACTCTTTTTAAAACCTAATTTAGCCTATTTTCACCTCTAATAACACCCATTTAATCATAATGTCATTTAATCTTTACCTTATCTCTATCCTTATGAATTTTTGTAACATAGCTAAATCCTTTACATTAGTCCTTTAATCTTTTACCTTTTCTCTATCGTTATGAATTTTTGTAACATAGCTAAATCCTTTACATTAGTCCCTATTAAATGAATTTTTCCTAGAAATGTGTGACCTATGTAATTTGTTGATAGTTGAGACTATTGTAATGGAAatcttttttattcaataaaatttaTGCGTAATGCTTTATTCAATAGAATCTAAATCGTATACATGTGCTTAAATGTATTTATATGCGaattaattttttgtatttttgcttACATTTGAAATAGAGGAGATATTtaataaaaagttataaaaatttaGTTAATTGATAGTACCAATTTTATTACTTTgatctaaatttaaatttaaaatctcAGCAGTTTTATGTATACACGAGTTTTAGGTTTTCTCAATACTTTAAAAATTTAGAAatccaattaaatttatttacttGAATTTCCCAAATCCAACTCTCTTCAACATTTCTAAACAATCAAGGTATTTTAGAGTAACTTATTTTTGTAAACAAAAAatgagataataataataataatggataTTAGTTAATTCGTTGACGATACTTGTCTTTGTTCTCTTTCCTATCTCAGCGCATTAGAAGGAAGTAAGTAATCTTCAAATATTTATACACCTAACCCCGTTTCCTCCGCCCATAATAATAAACTAATTCATTTTATAAACTTCTGGTTTTCACTTTCACATACAAACTCTCTCTTTCACAGaacaagagagaaagaaaaagaagcagAAGAAGGTGTGTGTGTGAACAAGGAGGACCCCACACACACCTTGTATTGTTTTTTCTCTCAATCAAATCTCCTCCTAAAtcaacaaattaattaattaaataattaatcaatcttTTTAGTACTACTACTTTTCTTGAAATTAAATTTGACTTTATAATCGCGTGCACTTCTACTTTTCCCTCTTTTTCTGCAATTCTCAATCATCTACGACTCGTTGCGTTCTTACTCGTTTTTGAATCATTCGTCTCTCGCTGCTTCAACAGGTTTGTTATTACTACTTCATAATTCAACCTTTATTTCTATATATAAACCTGCAAAACCCTCGTTTCTGATGATGAATTTTCAGGATTTTTGATTATTTTACTGTGCTGTTGATGTTGAATTTGCAGGAAGGAACTGTTATTCTATGAATTGAACATATAGATATTTGATTTTATGGGTTGGTTTAGTAGAATTTTTAAAGGCTCTGACCATAGGGTTTCTGAAGGGCATTACTATAAAGATGATCCTGGTTATTACTTGCCATCAACTTCAGGGGTAATGAAATGGTTTATGCAATTTTTGAtggtttggatttttttttttttttgagttattGGATTTTAGGAAATGTTTGAATGTAGGATGTTTGGACTGAGAACGGGAATGAAGATATAGATCGCGCTATTGCGTTGTCGCTTGCGGAAGAAAATCAGAAAGCGAAAAATGTAAATGGTGAGTGGGATTAGATAGATAGCGACAAGTCACAATTAGTGCTGTTCTGTATTTATGAATATTTCTGTTTATCTTGTTATAGACCACAAGTCACAgttagaagaagatgaacaacttGCCAGAGCTATAGAAGAAAGTCTAAATTTGGAGTCACCTCCCAAACATGGAAATGATAACAATACAACGTATCAACCAATTCAGTATTTCCCGATGGGGTACAGGTATgagtttgatgataacaatgtgcaTTTCGATTCCCACTTATTTGTGCTGGTGCTGTTGATTTTATGATCAAGGATATTATTTGTAGGAAGGGGCTGGTGTAACTGAACTAGAATGTAACTTTTTCGTTTAAAAACGGCTAGAATTTAGTTTACGTCGTTCTTCatcctttttattcttttcaaataCCTTGTACCGAACATTAGCTGAATGAATACTGCTGGAATAAAACTAATTTACAGTTGTTAAGATATATGTATATACTTGATTCACATAATCGGAAAAGGCGTGGTTGTTATTAGTATTGTTTTTGTAGACACTCTTGATCATTATTAGATGAATTTATGAACAAATAACCATGTGGTCCTACAAATTAAGTTCCATATTCAAAGAAGGAATAATTTTTGTATCAAGTACATCATCATGTTCAATGCTCATATGATGAAGAAATTACTCTCTTCTTTCAGTTTGTTATTACATTAGAATATCAACAACATATGTAATGCAGACACAACTGTAGATATCTAATCTAATTGTTTACATAATAGGATATGTGCTGGCTGCAATACTGAAATTGGTTATGGGCGATATCTAAATTGCTTAGGTGCATTCTGGCATCCTGAATGCTTCCGCTGTCGTGCTTGCAACCTACCTATCTCTGATTATGAGGTGCAGGAATTTCCTTTGATCGGTCACATGGCTCATTTTAATGGTTTCATTTTCATAACTGGTGTTTAATCTGTACTTAGGGTTTTATTGGTTTTAAATGTACATATCTTTGCTTTTGTAGTTTTCCACGTCTGGAAATTACCCTTACCATAAAGCATGCTATAAGGAAAGCTACCATCCAAAATGTGATGTCTGCAAGCACTTCGTAAGTATTTCACCTCAAACAACTTTTACATTCCTGCTTATTATGCCTACCATAGATTTTCTTCTCCCTTTactatttttcatcttttttttatgTCATGTTTTTCTCAAGGAGTGTCTTTGTGAGTAATGGCCATGTTTAAACGCATCAAATGATACCTGTATTGAAGTAATGCTCGATGAATACTTGGTCATAGTATTTATTATAAAATGATAAGCGATTGTCACATTATGTGTTAGTTTGTCAATGACTAGTTAGAATATGGAAGTTGTTGTATCCTCAAAGTTTGTGGTTCATGTTCTTGGTGATGTTATCTCTTTCAATTGTCGCCCAGGCCCCAGTGTTGTTAATAGCTGCTGTAGCGGCGGCATAGTGCTATATTGTAGCAGAATTTGAACAAATCCCTATTGTTCTGCCATACATTATTCAGTATAAAATATTCTCCAGTAGTGGCACTATTGCAATGTTGTGCAGTGGAATTTAATTAAACCGCTATTTTCCGTGATTGACACCGCAAGCAAATGATCATGACTCTAGTAGAAGGTGCTACCAGCATCACCCTGTTTCTTCAAAATTGTGGATATTGTCTGAATCGTTCATGATATTCATAACTTTTCATATATTACAACTTCCAATTAAATAAAGGAATGCTCATTAGTTTTCACTTTGACTTCAGCTTTATATCTCATGGCCTGTTGCTGTTAATTTTTGGTAATATATATCTTTTTGACAGATTCCAACAAACCCTGCTGGTCTTATTGAATATAGGGCACACCCATTCTGGAACCAGCATTATTGCCCTTCACATGAACATGATAATACTCCTCGCTGTTGTAGCTGTGAGCGAATGGAGGTCAGTCCAACTTAGTATTTTTATATAATCAAATATTATTCACAGGCTTGCATAGGGAAAGATGGATGAAATTGTATGGTGCAAAGTAAAAAGAATGTAATGACAAAATTCTGTCTTTACATGCAGCCACAAGGGACAGGATATATTGCCCTTAAGGATGGAAGGAAACTCTGCTTAGAGTGTCTTGATTCTGCTATCATGGATACTACCGAATGCCAGCCCCTTCATGCGGATATACTAAAGTTCTATGAAAGTATAAATATGAAACTGGATCAGCAAGTTCCTTTACTGTTGGTTGAAAGACAAGCACTGAACGAAGCAAGGGAGGGAGAGAAGAATGTGAGTGAAAGCACATTTAACTTGTTTGCATTGAGTATTTAACTTGTTTGCATTGAGTATAACTGATAACTTGATTATAGTCAATTGTTACGAGGAACTATTTTTGTGAGTTTCATTTTTGTTATTGACAACTTTTGATATGTTAATTACATAATCTATCTACTAAATGATTCAATTTAACATGCACACATGATATTAGAAATTTAAGACAAAATGGATACAAAATACCTTCAGATTTAAAAGCCTAACCTCTGTAATAAGTAATACTTCCTCAGTCAAAATGCTTTAAAATACAAAATTCTATTTCAACTTATTCACAATTAATTGAAGTGCTTTTCCTCAATCTTATCTTACTCTTTATCTTTGCAGGGCCACTATCACATGCCTGAGACCAGAGGACTCTGCCTCTCTGAGGAACTCAGCACTGTAAGATTTTCTCTTATGTTCTGCTAACATGTACAT from Vicia villosa cultivar HV-30 ecotype Madison, WI linkage group LG4, Vvil1.0, whole genome shotgun sequence encodes the following:
- the LOC131596573 gene encoding protein DA1-like; its protein translation is MGWFSRIFKGSDHRVSEGHYYKDDPGYYLPSTSGDVWTENGNEDIDRAIALSLAEENQKAKNVNDHKSQLEEDEQLARAIEESLNLESPPKHGNDNNTTYQPIQYFPMGYRICAGCNTEIGYGRYLNCLGAFWHPECFRCRACNLPISDYEFSTSGNYPYHKACYKESYHPKCDVCKHFIPTNPAGLIEYRAHPFWNQHYCPSHEHDNTPRCCSCERMEPQGTGYIALKDGRKLCLECLDSAIMDTTECQPLHADILKFYESINMKLDQQVPLLLVERQALNEAREGEKNGHYHMPETRGLCLSEELSTISRRPRLGTGNRAMDMRAQPYKLSSRCDVTAILILYGLPRLLTGSILAHEMMHAWLRLTGFRTLSQDVEEGICQVLAHMWLESELSSASGSNVVSASSSSASYTSKKGKRPPFERKLGEFFKHQIESDISPVYGDGFRAGQKAVRKYGLQRTLHHIKMAGSFPF